The Methylobacterium currus genome contains a region encoding:
- a CDS encoding L,D-transpeptidase — protein MLPRRLVLALLAGLPLAACNARGPANVAAVDPDAAWYIGSMPDQPYDVPLVDRSRMDPKYRRQTVAYTGLEKPGTVVVDIDERFLYLVQEGGQALRYGVGVGKLGFSWKGTATVGRKGVWPDWGPTAKMVSLNPDLPRLRKGGLDNPLGARALYLYQGGRDILFRIHGTNEPWSIGEQMSSGCVRMLNEDVVDLYNRVPVGTTVLVKRHGKYRA, from the coding sequence ATGCTCCCGCGCCGTCTCGTCCTCGCCCTCCTCGCCGGGCTGCCGCTCGCGGCCTGCAATGCCCGCGGGCCCGCGAACGTCGCCGCGGTGGATCCGGACGCGGCCTGGTACATCGGCAGCATGCCCGACCAGCCCTACGACGTGCCGCTGGTCGACCGCAGCCGGATGGATCCGAAATACCGGCGCCAGACCGTCGCCTATACGGGCCTGGAGAAGCCCGGCACCGTCGTGGTCGATATCGACGAGCGCTTCCTCTACCTCGTGCAGGAGGGCGGGCAGGCGCTCCGCTACGGCGTCGGCGTCGGCAAGCTCGGCTTCTCGTGGAAGGGCACCGCCACGGTCGGCCGCAAGGGCGTCTGGCCCGACTGGGGGCCGACCGCCAAGATGGTCAGCCTCAACCCCGACCTGCCGCGCCTGCGCAAGGGCGGCCTCGACAACCCGCTGGGTGCCCGCGCCCTCTACCTCTACCAGGGCGGCCGCGACATCCTGTTCCGCATCCACGGCACCAACGAGCCCTGGAGCATCGGCGAGCAGATGTCCTCGGGCTGCGTGCGCATGCTCAACGAGGACGTGGTCGATCTCTACAATCGCGTGCCGGTCGGCACGACCGTGCTGGTGAAGCGGCACGGGAAGTACCGGGCGTAG
- a CDS encoding putative bifunctional diguanylate cyclase/phosphodiesterase yields MGGNAKSDGTLGLLYRWRAARATAGGLPTYEDLVLGNLGRMASRAALVGGPPDHPRLLWIGEAFEGWLGRAGAGLAIDDLPGDLAHSLREVIGDALAAAEPVRAPCARVAGGVAYTTGMLGLPLATRESGHLVLLCLAGETARTNLLRTLFRSTRQGMVAASALRDASGAVRDFRILALNAAAATMLRATVETAQWQRLTVLLPHLRGSAVLERLVAALEGTTSSFEGSYPRPDGSVLHLRIEIAAIGELLGVTLTDIGDLKAREASARLLFEHNPVPMWLAGEDGAVLAVNDAATRHYGFPREDFLGLSAGDLVAPEAPETFAPGPSQRHRRRDGSLIDVEVFSGPIPFEGLSATLTACVDVTEQRRAEQRIAHMALHDALTGLPNRVLFHRRLAEAMAAGTRLGLLCLDLDHFKLVNDTLGHPAGDALLRQVAERLRACLDADGLVARLGGDEFAVLRPAGRDAVLGLADRIIAALGRPFALEGQDVTIGVSIGIALAPEHGDDPDALLRKADTALYAAKADGRRTRRLFEPAMDAALQSRRALERDLRAAIAAESLEVHYQPLVATGSLAVTGCEALLRWRHPERGFVSPGEFIPVAEETGMIATLGEWVLRRACREAAGWPEAVRVAVNLSPAQFRTPDLVGTVARVLTESGLDPARLELEITEQVMLEESTANIAVLHRLRGLGLRIAIDDFGTGYASLSYLRAFPFDKIKIDRSFTAALGREATAGAIVQAVIGLGASLGITTLAEGVETAAQLTALHRSGCDEVQGFLFSRPVPAEEIRRLVAASTVPWVAAA; encoded by the coding sequence ATGGGCGGGAACGCGAAGAGCGACGGCACCCTGGGGCTGCTGTACCGCTGGCGTGCCGCCCGGGCCACCGCCGGCGGGCTGCCCACCTACGAGGACCTGGTCCTCGGCAATCTCGGCCGCATGGCCAGCCGGGCCGCCCTGGTGGGCGGGCCGCCCGATCACCCCCGCCTGCTCTGGATCGGGGAGGCGTTCGAGGGCTGGCTCGGCCGCGCGGGGGCAGGTCTCGCCATCGACGACCTGCCGGGCGACCTCGCGCATTCCCTGCGCGAGGTCATCGGCGACGCGCTCGCCGCGGCCGAGCCGGTCCGGGCGCCCTGCGCCCGTGTGGCGGGCGGCGTTGCCTACACCACCGGGATGCTCGGCCTGCCTCTCGCGACCCGGGAGAGCGGGCACCTGGTGCTGCTGTGCCTCGCCGGCGAGACCGCGCGGACGAACCTCCTCAGGACCCTGTTCCGCTCGACCCGGCAGGGCATGGTGGCCGCCTCGGCCCTGCGCGACGCGAGCGGTGCGGTGCGGGATTTCCGGATCCTCGCCCTCAACGCTGCCGCGGCCACGATGCTGCGCGCCACCGTCGAGACGGCGCAGTGGCAGCGCCTGACCGTGTTGCTGCCGCATCTGCGGGGCTCGGCCGTGCTGGAGCGCCTGGTGGCCGCCCTCGAGGGCACGACGAGCAGCTTCGAGGGCTCCTATCCGCGGCCCGACGGGAGCGTGCTGCACCTGCGCATCGAGATCGCGGCGATCGGCGAATTGCTCGGCGTCACCCTCACCGATATCGGCGACCTGAAGGCGCGGGAGGCCTCGGCCCGGCTGCTGTTCGAGCACAACCCGGTGCCGATGTGGCTCGCGGGCGAGGACGGTGCGGTGCTGGCGGTGAACGACGCGGCCACCCGCCATTACGGCTTCCCGCGCGAGGACTTCCTGGGGCTCTCGGCCGGCGACCTCGTCGCACCAGAGGCCCCGGAGACCTTCGCCCCGGGCCCCTCCCAGCGCCATCGCCGCCGGGACGGCAGCCTGATCGATGTCGAGGTCTTCTCGGGCCCGATCCCGTTCGAGGGCCTGAGCGCCACCCTGACCGCCTGCGTCGACGTGACCGAGCAGCGCCGGGCCGAGCAGCGCATCGCCCACATGGCCCTTCACGACGCCCTGACCGGGCTGCCGAACCGGGTCCTGTTCCACCGGCGGCTGGCCGAGGCGATGGCGGCGGGCACCCGCCTCGGCCTGCTCTGCCTCGACCTCGATCATTTCAAGCTCGTCAACGACACCCTCGGCCACCCGGCCGGCGACGCGCTGCTGCGCCAGGTCGCCGAGCGCCTGCGCGCCTGCCTCGACGCCGACGGGCTGGTGGCGCGGCTCGGCGGCGACGAGTTCGCGGTCCTCAGGCCTGCCGGGCGGGACGCGGTGCTCGGCCTCGCCGACCGGATCATCGCCGCCCTCGGCCGGCCCTTCGCGCTCGAGGGCCAGGACGTCACGATCGGGGTCAGCATCGGCATCGCGCTCGCGCCCGAGCACGGCGACGACCCCGACGCGCTCCTGCGCAAGGCCGACACGGCCCTCTACGCCGCCAAGGCCGACGGACGGCGCACGCGGCGCCTGTTCGAGCCCGCCATGGACGCGGCGCTGCAGAGCCGCCGCGCCCTCGAGCGCGACCTGCGCGCGGCCATCGCCGCCGAGTCGCTGGAGGTCCATTACCAGCCCCTCGTCGCCACGGGCAGCCTCGCGGTGACGGGGTGCGAGGCGCTCCTGCGCTGGCGCCATCCGGAGCGGGGCTTCGTCTCGCCGGGAGAGTTCATCCCGGTCGCGGAGGAGACCGGGATGATCGCAACCTTGGGCGAATGGGTGCTGCGGCGAGCCTGCCGGGAGGCCGCCGGCTGGCCGGAGGCCGTGCGGGTCGCCGTCAATCTCTCGCCGGCACAGTTCCGCACCCCCGACCTCGTCGGCACCGTGGCGCGGGTGCTCACCGAGTCGGGCCTCGACCCGGCGCGGCTCGAACTCGAGATCACCGAGCAGGTGATGCTGGAGGAGAGCACCGCCAACATCGCGGTGCTGCACCGGCTGCGCGGTCTCGGGCTGCGCATCGCCATCGACGATTTCGGCACCGGCTACGCGTCCCTGAGCTACCTGCGGGCCTTCCCGTTCGACAAGATCAAGATCGACCGCTCGTTCACCGCGGCGCTGGGCCGCGAAGCCACGGCCGGCGCGATCGTGCAGGCGGTGATCGGGCTCGGCGCCAGCCTCGGCATCACCACCTTGGCGGAGGGCGTCGAGACCGCGGCGCAGCTCACCGCCCTGCACCGCAGCGGCTGCGACGAGGTGCAGGGCTTCCTGTTCAGCCGGCCGGTGCCGGCGGAGGAGATCCGGCGACTGGTCGCGGCCTCCACGGTGCCCTGGGTGGCCGCGGCCTGA